The window caatgacaactagaacaacaacaaaaaaacagccaggcattgtggcaggcacttgtagtcctagctacttgggaggctgaggcaagagaattaccaaagcctaagagtttgaggttgctgtgagctgtgacacaatgagactctgtctcaaaaaacaaacaaacaaaaaagatgtttACCAATGAGGATACACCCCTAATACCCAAACAAAGGTAtagatgggaaaaagaaaaagaaaagatgcgaGTTAAGCTTTACGCAAATATAAAAGTAATCTTAATATCCAGCTTGTGGTTTAATTCAGGCAAATCAAAGAGGTCAGACAGAAATAGAAGAGGGATAAGAATAAGATTTCAGAAGAAGCCTGAGGAAGAGGGTGGCGGTGGTTGTGGTAAGTGAGTGGATCCCGGTGACAGGATGTTGGTGTTGGTATTAGGAGATCTGCACATCCCACACCGGTGCAACAGTTTGCCAGCTAAATTCAAAAAACTTCTGGTGCCAGGAAAGATTCAGCACATTCTCTGTACAGGAAACCTTTGCACCAAAGAGAGTTATGACTACCTTAAGACTCTGGCTGCTGATGTCCATATTGTGAGAGGAGACTTTGATGAGAATCTGAATTATCCAGAACAGAAAGTTGTGACTGTTGGACAGTTCAAAATTGGTTTGATCCATGGACATCAAGTTATTCCATGGGGAGACATGGCCGGCTTAGCCCTGTTGCAGAGGCAGTTTGATGTGGACATTCTTATCttgggacacacacacaaatttgaaGCATTTGAGCATGAAAATAAATTCTACATTAACCCAGGTTCTGCCACTGGAGCACATAATGCCTTGGAAACAAACATTATCCCATCATTTGTGTTGATGGATATCCAAGCTTCCACAGTGGTCACTTATGTATATCAGCTCATTGGATATGACGTGAAAGTAGAACGAATTGAATATAAAAAGTCTTAAAGCCAGGCCTGTCTTGATGACTTttctggttttgttgttgttgttcattccTCTTCAGATCAAGTAATTAAACATTTAACAGTCACAAGATTGTAtcacttttataatattttgcagTAAAATATATCATCTTTGttaatattaatacataattGCTCTAAGCTTCTTGTCAACTATGAGAATATATTTAGTTTACAGTTTATGGCTTGTATGAAAAAATGTCCACCACACCGTAAATGGTCATGTGCTGAGAAAAATTTATCCCTGTAAATACCTTCAAAGTTAATTATTTGGAACTTTATCCTAAAAGTAGTGcatgaaaagaaagaatctaaACTTTCTTGTATGCATTTTTCTCTTCCCCCGTAATAAACATTTacctttcatttataaaaaaaaaaaagaataagatttcAGGGGAGCAGAACCCATAAACATTCCAGGAGAGAGGTAAAAAGGGCAATATCAAGATGAGCATAGGATAATATGAAATTCAggaggagagggcggcgcctgtggctcagtgagtagggcgcgggccacatatgccgagggtggcgggttcaaacccagccccggtcaaactgcaacaaaaaaaaaatagccgggcgttgtggcgggcgcctgtagtcccagctgctcgggaggctgaggcaggagaatcgtgttagcccaagagttagaggttgctgtgagccgtgtgacgccacggcactctacccaagggcagtatagtgagactctgtctctacaaaaaaaaaaaaaaagaaaagaaattcaggagAAGAATTCTTGGTGTCAGGGAGGAAATTTTCTTCCTCATGCAGAGTGCCATGAGAAGGGCAAAATTCTACAACTGTTAACCCCAAAGCTGAAATATAAATCTTTGCTTCCATCCTATCCATGTAAAATAATGAAAGGCATCTTCGATTTCAGGAGGCAAGATGATAAGGGAAGGATGTTTCTCTCAATGGTGCCTCTGGTCCATATATAGCCCCACCTCTGATTACTCCTAGTATCTTTCCCTCCTTATAGTCACCTTAAGAACTTCTTGTGGCTCCTCTGTTCACACAGTTACCAAAAATAACTAGTGATAggctagaaataataaaaaaaagagagagggaaaaaccAGCCCGAGAGAAGGGATGTGTAGAAATAAGTAGCAGATTCTAGTTTCCTGTCCCAGCTTTTCTAGATGTCTAGGTTACCTATTAGGCATCTTTACTGGAGAAAACTGTAGAGATCAAATGGGAATTGGAGGAGaatgaagtctctatctttttctcACCTTTCGGAGAGAGCCACTCTCACAGTTTAAGATAATTTCCTAAAATCAGAGAAGAGTCTCACTCAAATGAGTTAGAGGGAACATGGAGGACAGATTTGCAGGGAAAGAATAAGCAGGCTCTCCACTCATCTTAGAAGTGGCAGGTGAGACTGCCTCCCGAGCGGATATTTCTGGTCTTCCAACcctcctcttttttccccttatgCAACAGGTCTCTCATTCACCACTCCCTCCATTCTGCTTGGCTTTTAACTAGGCAATTCCAAAGGGTTACTTACACCAAGGAGGCTTCTCAGAGCGCTGCCGTAGTTGCAGGGGAGGTAAGTGAAGAGTACGGGGTGGGGAGAACGTGCTATCTGAAGCTTGGTTGCTGTGCAGAGAGTCAAAGAGGGCTAGATAGgtagtggggagagggaagaaaaaaaggcatatgaGGAAAAATTCAAGAGCCATACGTTCTTAATATAAGTCAAAGCCAACTTACCCTTCCTTGGGCTAGGAATTAGCATTTCCTAGGGACTGTTCCTCCAaaccattttcaattttttaaattccataatATGaacatttccaaacatttttaaaaagtagttgagaccaagcatggtggctcatgcctgt is drawn from Nycticebus coucang isolate mNycCou1 chromosome 6, mNycCou1.pri, whole genome shotgun sequence and contains these coding sequences:
- the LOC128588941 gene encoding vacuolar protein sorting-associated protein 29-like, which codes for MLVLVLGDLHIPHRCNSLPAKFKKLLVPGKIQHILCTGNLCTKESYDYLKTLAADVHIVRGDFDENLNYPEQKVVTVGQFKIGLIHGHQVIPWGDMAGLALLQRQFDVDILILGHTHKFEAFEHENKFYINPGSATGAHNALETNIIPSFVLMDIQASTVVTYVYQLIGYDVKVERIEYKKS